In Thermodesulfobacteriota bacterium, a genomic segment contains:
- a CDS encoding LysM peptidoglycan-binding domain-containing protein, protein MKGWPLLPAALALFLLFPDRPAASQETEGRPQIFFEKKVYSDTAGGKRSFFETHVVEKGESLWKILGRSLPLTPERYAERLKEFRRANPQIADPSRLTPGQRILVPAPDREEIAPREGTVPYEVRKGDSLSRIFASRGVPGSRLKDYLEATRELNRSVDNVDLIYAGKTLRLPTEEYFAEAATPPSPDAGTASAPLTRDVASAQEQDAQAAGKPPAELLAPQASPPEVSVLGTGKGEKAPEAETAAPPATSPYRGLLSDVFDALGEAWMDKGTMFLPLPSGEELVLLLPDFPLVKFQGGEAALIDFRGGLPARVRDAITENWKYIQVVSLEGARGAGEAIDRILRVSGYHSVKDGLSRPLVIGETVSVVLPARWVIQRTPDSLLAGDLVLLKETPEKPSAELASVIRFARRVGVRVLPYADNPGTKEGFLVGIEGEEADRGAPVALIVPEGGGLAAADFTLNVLGIVPSETERLQVGGARAGFQLTVQPERTFRAGGTTHVVDTGKISGAIRTILKDTGYSVIHVGKQESGRQVFERIVKAAGGTVESRKEHILSGGGDSGYTVRLSGAAVSFPPGPGGKGRKVFLVRGKAHSATRALLRDLGVEIVEW, encoded by the coding sequence TTGAAAGGTTGGCCCCTCCTTCCGGCGGCCCTCGCGCTATTCCTGCTGTTCCCGGATCGCCCCGCGGCATCGCAGGAAACCGAGGGACGCCCCCAGATCTTCTTCGAGAAAAAGGTCTATTCCGACACCGCCGGGGGGAAGCGCAGCTTCTTCGAGACGCACGTCGTCGAGAAGGGGGAGTCGCTCTGGAAGATCCTCGGACGGTCGCTCCCCCTCACTCCGGAACGTTACGCGGAGCGGCTCAAGGAGTTCCGGCGGGCGAACCCGCAGATCGCCGACCCGTCCCGCCTCACGCCGGGGCAGAGGATCCTCGTCCCGGCGCCGGACCGGGAAGAGATTGCCCCGCGGGAAGGAACGGTCCCCTACGAAGTGAGGAAGGGCGATTCCCTGTCCCGGATCTTCGCCTCCCGCGGGGTTCCGGGCAGCCGGCTGAAGGATTACCTCGAGGCCACCCGGGAGCTCAACCGTTCCGTCGACAACGTGGACCTCATCTACGCGGGGAAGACGCTGCGGCTTCCCACCGAGGAATATTTTGCGGAAGCGGCTACGCCCCCGTCCCCCGATGCCGGGACGGCGTCCGCTCCGCTGACCCGGGACGTCGCCTCCGCGCAGGAACAGGACGCGCAGGCGGCCGGGAAGCCGCCGGCCGAGCTGCTCGCCCCGCAGGCTTCCCCGCCGGAAGTTTCCGTCCTCGGGACCGGCAAGGGGGAAAAGGCGCCGGAAGCGGAAACCGCGGCGCCGCCCGCGACCTCCCCGTACCGCGGCCTGCTTTCGGACGTCTTCGACGCGCTCGGCGAGGCGTGGATGGACAAGGGGACGATGTTCCTTCCCCTCCCCTCCGGGGAGGAGCTTGTGCTCCTGCTGCCGGACTTCCCCCTGGTGAAGTTCCAGGGCGGGGAAGCGGCGCTTATCGATTTCCGGGGCGGGCTGCCGGCGCGCGTCCGGGACGCCATCACGGAGAACTGGAAATACATACAGGTCGTCTCCCTCGAAGGGGCCCGGGGAGCGGGGGAGGCGATCGACCGGATCCTGCGGGTGTCCGGGTACCATTCCGTGAAGGATGGGCTCTCCCGCCCGCTGGTGATCGGCGAGACGGTCTCCGTCGTGCTGCCCGCCCGGTGGGTCATCCAGAGGACGCCGGACAGCCTCCTTGCCGGCGACCTGGTGCTTCTGAAGGAAACCCCGGAAAAACCTTCCGCGGAGCTGGCCTCCGTCATCCGGTTCGCCCGGAGGGTCGGCGTCCGCGTGCTGCCGTATGCGGACAATCCCGGGACGAAGGAGGGATTCCTCGTCGGCATCGAAGGCGAGGAGGCGGACCGGGGAGCTCCCGTGGCGCTGATCGTTCCCGAAGGGGGCGGCCTCGCGGCGGCGGATTTCACCCTGAACGTGCTCGGCATCGTCCCGTCGGAGACCGAGCGGCTGCAGGTCGGCGGCGCCCGCGCGGGCTTCCAGCTCACGGTGCAGCCCGAAAGGACCTTCAGGGCGGGAGGGACGACCCACGTGGTGGATACCGGGAAGATCTCCGGCGCCATCCGGACCATCCTCAAGGATACGGGATACTCCGTGATCCACGTGGGGAAGCAGGAGTCGGGGCGCCAGGTCTTCGAGCGGATCGTGAAGGCGGCGGGAGGAACGGTGGAATCCCGGAAGGAGCACATCCTGTCCGGAGGGGGGGATTCCGGCTATACGGTCCGCCTGTCGGGGGCCGCGGTCTCCTTCCCGCCGGGACCCGGCGGGAAGGGACGGAAGGTCTTCCTGGTCCGCGGGAAGGCCCATTCGGCCACCCGCGCGCTCCTGCGGGATCTCGGGGTGGAAATTGTGGAGTGGTGA